From Synoicihabitans lomoniglobus, the proteins below share one genomic window:
- a CDS encoding flavin reductase family protein: MLLDFTEIDSRQAYQWMVSMIAPRPIAWVSTMSGEGVVNLAPFSFFNGITSRPPTIMFVPVTKFDGTPKDTLRNIEETEEFVINLVSADLAEAMNATAAALPYGESEFARFGIESVASERVAPPRVATARVALECKLHQIVRMGDEPGVANVVFGRILTAHVSDTVLGIDGRIDPRRLDLIGRMGGDDYCTTRDQFTVERPD; this comes from the coding sequence ATGTTACTAGACTTTACCGAGATTGATTCACGCCAAGCTTACCAATGGATGGTATCCATGATCGCTCCCCGGCCGATCGCCTGGGTGTCGACCATGAGCGGCGAGGGCGTCGTGAATCTGGCCCCCTTTTCGTTTTTCAACGGCATCACTTCGCGTCCGCCCACCATAATGTTCGTGCCTGTGACCAAGTTCGATGGCACGCCCAAGGACACGCTGCGCAACATCGAGGAGACGGAGGAATTTGTGATCAATCTGGTCTCGGCGGATTTGGCGGAGGCGATGAACGCGACCGCGGCGGCCTTGCCGTATGGTGAGAGTGAGTTCGCCCGGTTTGGGATCGAATCCGTGGCCAGTGAGCGCGTCGCACCGCCGCGGGTGGCGACGGCCCGCGTGGCGTTGGAGTGCAAACTGCACCAGATCGTGCGCATGGGCGACGAACCGGGGGTGGCCAACGTAGTCTTCGGGCGGATACTGACGGCCCATGTGAGTGACACCGTGCTGGGGATCGATGGCCGCATTGATCCGCGTCGGCTCGATCTGATCGGGCGCATGGGGGGCGACGACTATTGCACGACGCGCGATCAGTTCACGGTCGAACGGCCGGATTAA
- a CDS encoding DUF7305 domain-containing protein: MKTKRTNPESGSTMLASLCLSTVAAISLGSYVTITYNSLKESDAIVTAVSEELAAENVMEETLYTVQSIANDVIPDDWSVEDGTTTRTITGLNLATVASSLPVKFNEAIDLLPAPEVVQKVLSPFEALMQSYYSRFFRYREPEPEPEVVVETEVIDPTAVEVALSSPDADNVRTLTLTQKKQNDDGSILVRTLTATIEPLKPIQNAIIAGQNIRLRRAGVVDSYQSSLGTYAEQTPGYDAVLAAKNIVVNRAVISGYVSASGDRAPYFGRRAVLQGPDSDQREPIDGTRIVASPYQPNLDALSVSGVGSEFTNQSTVLGSSDSAEPRIYYAGNVDLSGDQQIVINGDTQLVVDGTFQLRDSARIVVQSGAKLELQVKGNVNLSGQGIVNESQVPANVAVIVTTPYESEVLISTRTPLHGVIYAPKANIRSVRDGSELFGAIVAQRVIFDEDTSFHFDTDLRKASFDGIETAYVFGSGK; the protein is encoded by the coding sequence ATGAAGACCAAACGGACAAATCCAGAAAGCGGCTCCACCATGCTGGCTTCCCTGTGTCTGTCCACGGTCGCCGCGATCTCACTGGGAAGCTACGTCACCATCACCTACAACTCCCTCAAGGAGTCCGACGCGATCGTGACCGCCGTGAGCGAAGAGCTCGCCGCCGAGAACGTGATGGAAGAGACGCTCTACACCGTCCAATCCATTGCCAACGACGTGATCCCGGACGATTGGTCCGTCGAGGATGGCACCACGACCCGCACGATCACAGGCCTCAATTTGGCCACCGTCGCGAGTTCGCTGCCGGTTAAGTTCAATGAGGCAATCGACCTCCTCCCCGCCCCGGAAGTGGTGCAGAAGGTGCTCTCGCCGTTCGAAGCGCTGATGCAGAGTTACTACAGCCGTTTCTTTCGCTACCGCGAACCTGAACCGGAACCCGAAGTCGTCGTCGAGACCGAGGTGATCGACCCCACCGCCGTGGAAGTCGCCCTCAGCTCACCGGATGCAGACAACGTGCGCACGCTCACGCTCACCCAGAAAAAGCAAAACGATGACGGCTCCATCCTCGTGCGCACCCTGACCGCCACGATCGAGCCGCTGAAGCCGATCCAAAACGCCATCATCGCCGGACAAAACATTCGTCTCCGTCGCGCCGGCGTGGTCGACAGCTACCAATCCTCCCTCGGCACCTACGCCGAACAAACCCCCGGCTATGACGCTGTGCTCGCAGCCAAAAACATCGTCGTCAATCGCGCCGTCATCAGCGGCTACGTCTCCGCGTCCGGTGACCGCGCCCCTTACTTCGGTCGCCGCGCCGTCCTGCAAGGGCCCGATTCCGACCAACGCGAACCCATCGATGGCACCCGTATCGTCGCGAGCCCTTACCAACCCAACCTCGACGCCTTGTCCGTCAGCGGCGTGGGCAGCGAATTCACGAACCAAAGCACCGTCCTGGGCAGCTCCGACTCCGCGGAACCTCGCATCTACTACGCCGGCAACGTCGACCTCTCGGGCGACCAACAAATCGTCATCAACGGCGACACCCAACTCGTGGTCGACGGCACGTTCCAACTCCGTGACAGCGCCCGCATCGTGGTGCAATCCGGCGCGAAACTCGAGCTGCAGGTCAAGGGCAACGTCAACCTCTCCGGCCAGGGTATCGTCAACGAATCCCAAGTGCCGGCCAATGTCGCCGTGATCGTCACGACGCCCTACGAATCCGAAGTGCTGATCTCCACCCGCACTCCCCTTCACGGCGTGATCTACGCGCCCAAAGCCAACATCCGCTCCGTCCGCGACGGCAGCGAATTGTTCGGCGCGATCGTCGCCCAACGGGTGATCTTCGACGAAGACACCAGCTTTCACTTCGACACCGATCTGCGTAAGGCTTCCTTCGACGGCATCGAGACAGCCTACGTTTTCGGCTCCGGCAAGTGA